The nucleotide sequence CAACCGGTGGAACAATGCCTCGACAGGGCTGAGCAATACTTTAGCGCCCGCATCCTGACGGCGAACCTGCCCCCGCCGCAGCAGGGGCAGACAGCCATACAAGCCCCCTAGAACGGGTTGTCCATCCGGCCCACCACATTGACCTTGCCCTTCAACGCGGACGGCCATGTCAGCCAGACCTGCCCGCCGCCAGTGCCCTTCTCTGGCTCGCTATAAGGTGTGGCGTATTGCTTCACATTGCCCGCGTTGCGCAAGGGCCCGTCCGCCACCACGCCGGTGACGTTGCGTACCCGGCCGCCAAACGGCATCCAATCGGTAAAGTCGCAGGTCCAGGTCTGGATCTCGGTGTTCTCGGTGAATTGCAGCATGGCGGGGCTGGCGGTCCATTGGTCCACGGAATGGTAGGTGTTGCCGGTCCATTCGATGTTGCGGGTCCGCGAAAAATCGAGCGCCGCAATGCTGTCATCCATCATATCCACCCGATCGATGGAGCCGTCCAGCGCCTTGAACGTGTTGCCCGACACCGTCAGCCCGTTGATGAAATGCCCCGGCCCGAACGGTTTGATCACAATCCAGCGGAACCAAGGCCCGACGCGGGCGCAGGTGAAGATGTTGCCCACGATGGACAGCGACCCGAAGCTCAGCTCGTTGGATTGGTCCGGCTCGGCGTCATGCTCGTTGTTCCACTCGATGAAGTTGTTGTCGATGTAGTTGCCGTTGATGATAATCTTCGAATTGCTCCGCGTCAGCACCAGCCCCGCCTTGCGGGTGCCGTTCGGCTCGTTGTCGCCCTGGAACCAGTGGTTGCCGGCAAACATGTGGCCCGACCCGTGCACCACGGCCCAATGCCCCCATTTGATGGCGCGGTTGTTGCGGATCTTGGCGTCATTGGCGTTGATGTTCATGCCGATCACCTCGCGGTCCTGCGACAGCAGCGGCTGCTCGTTCGAGATGAACTGACACCGGTCCACCATCATGCCCTGGCACGCCCGCCCGATCGAGGTCAGCCCCCGGTCCAGCGGCTTGTTGAAATAGCAGTCGCGGAAATGCCAGATCAGCCCCTGTTTCGATATCATCACGCAGCTGGCATGCCCGTCCCCGCGGAAATCGACGTCCGAGATGTTGAACTGCGCCAAATCTTCGAACCCGCTGAAATCCAGCAGATATTTGAACCGCTTGAAGGTGTAATTCTGGGTGCCTACCGCGTCATACAGCTCCTCGCTGATATCGAGCGTTTGGGCGGCCACGTTGCGGTCGGTGACGTACACCTCGCGGCCCACACCGGCACCAATCACCAGACTGCCCACGGCGATGTTGGCCACATTGGCGACGTTGGTCAGCTTGCGCTTGTCCGACAGCAGATACCGGGCAGAGCTGGTCACCGTGTCGGTGTCCCACGCGGTGTCAGCAATCGCATCAAACTGCCCGTTGCGAATGACCCGCCGGGAGCTGAACACGTTCACATCCGGCACGCAGGCCTGCATATCAATCGGTTCGCGCAGCCCGATGGACCGCCCGCACAGGTCCAGACTTTCGTGGCTGGATTGCTTCAGCAGCGCCTGAAATGCCTTCTTAAACCCCAGCACCTCGTCACCAAACGCGTGGGCATAGGCGTCAAAGTCAAAATTCTGGTTCAGCGCCAGGTATTTGTCATCCGGCATCGCCACCGTGCCGCGGAACCGCACGCGGTTCTCAAATGTCACGCTGTCCCCAAGGAAATACACGCCCTCCGGCACCACCACCTCGCGCCCGTTGGCAGCCGCATCCGCTGCCTCAAACGCGGCGGCGTTGTCGGTCGTGCCGTCGCCCACGGCGCCATAATCGGCCACATCAACCCAATCCATCATCGTGCGCAGAAAGGCGGATGTGATGTCGGTGATCTCGATGTCGTCGATGCGCACCACGCCGCCGTTGGACCCGGTCAGGTCAAGGCCGAAATGCCCGTACAGTGCCTGCGTGCCCCAGGGCAGCGTGACGCCTGCGCGCGACCCGGTGCCGACAATCGCCGTCACCTCGACCACGTCGCCATAGCCGGTCAGCGGGGTGGCAGGGCCGGTCGTCGTCACACCGGGCACCGCCGCGCCGCCCGCCCCACCGGCGAAGGCCGCAATGCGCACCGTCGGCAGGTTGCCCGAGATCGCCTTCACCCGCGCCTTGATCTGCAAATAGCAGCCCGGCAGCAGCGGGGTTTCCCCCATGTAGCGCAGATTTTGGGTGTTCTCGGTCTTCAGGATCTCAAGGCAGCCGCCGAAATCCTGGTCCGCCGGCACATAGGCTGCTGTGGCAAACCCGTCATATGTGGGGGTGCCGGGCGTGCCGTCGCCGCGCGACCACATGTCCAGACCATTTGCAAATGCAGGCGGCGTCAACACCAGCCCCTCGGTAATCGCCTTGTTCATCCAAATCCCTTTCAATCCAATAAACAGGCGCGTCCGAACCGGCGCGGGGCACAAATGAGGCCCGAACCAAGCTCGTGTGAGTTGATGATGCTCTGATTGGAAATGCCGGACACGCCGTCCTGACGGGCGGGTCGTATCGCAGCTGGATTAATGAGGTCTTAAATGAGGCCGGGGCACCGTTCGGTGCCCCCAATTATGTCGTCTTAGGCCGCAACGTCAGGCGCTTGTACGGGAACAACCCCGTCAATTTGCCAGCCGGTCTCGGTCTCAACCATGATATATTGCAGCACGACCGGCACGCCGTTGGCGTCGCGGAACAACACGTTTTGTGACACTTGGCCCGCCTTGTCCTCGAAATCCAGAAATTGCACCTCGGACGGGCGCCACACCATGGGGAAGCCGTTCTTCACCATGCGCTCAAAATTGGCCGGGTTGCCAAACAGCCGCTTGATGCTGGGCGAGGCGAAGGTGAACGCCTTCGCAAAATCATCTTGCTGAAACGCGTCCAGCTGGCTCTGGATCACGCCGATAACGGCACCCGTTCTGGCGTCCTCCGCCCGCAGCGGCAGGGCGGCAAGGCACAGCATGGTGATGGCGGCGAACATTTGTTTCATGGCGAACTCCTCTACCCTACTCACGTAAAGCTAGAGCAAGAAGTTTCACGGTCAATTTCCCGGCTCGGCACGGTCCAGCCCGTTTCGGGGCAAAAGCAGGTCGCACAGGCGGTCAATCACCCGGCGCACATGCGGCAAATGCCGGTCGTCGTCATGGGTGGCAAGCCAGCGGTCATGTGACAGCTCCGCCACCGGATCACCCCGGCGCTGCAACCGCGGTAGGGCGTCGCCAACGAATGTCGGCAACAGCGCCATACCCACGCCCTGCAATGCCAGATCAAGGCTGTTGCGCGGTGCGGTCACCTCGCAAATCGCGTCCGTGCCCACGCTTTTGTCCAGCCAGCGGGCGGATGGCGTGTCCGCCACCACCTTGATCCACCGGTCCGGGGCCCCTTTGGCCGCGTAGGGCACAAAATCCACCCGCGCCAGTTTGCGCCCCGCCAGCCCCGGCTCGGTCGGGCGGCTGTTGCGGATCCCGATCACAACCTCGCGGTGCGCAATGTCCAGCTGCGCCTCATTCATGACAAAGCGCAATCTGGTGTCCGCCGGGTCCCCCGCAATCTCTGCGATGCGCGGCATCAGGGCCAAGGTGGTCCAGCTGCCAGCCGAAATCTTGACCAGCGGCAGGTCCGGCCCGTCGCTGGTGGCGGTCGCGCGTGATATCTGGGCTTCAACGCCGGTCAACTCTGCCAGCAAAGCCCGTGCGTCGGCGGTCAGTGCGTAGCCACGATCATGGCGGTTGAACAGCTCGCGCCCAAGGCTGCGCTCCAATGCCAGCATGCGCCGCCCCAGCGTCGCCGGGCTGCGCCCAGTCACCCGCGCCGCCGGTGACAGCCCGCCTTCCCGAGCCACCGCAAGGAACAGCTGCAAATCATCCCAGCCCTTTTCATTCATGAAATGATCACTTCAAAGCGTTTCATTTTGCACGGCCACCTCACCCCATAGAGTCGCCTCAGGTCAAGTCCCCACCGTCATGAGGAAAGACGCCATGAAAAACACACCCAACCTCGGGAATGGGCAAAGGCCCTTCCCCCATGCCAGAAAATCCCGCCAGCAGCAGGAGATCGACGCCTTTCTATTGGAACATTCCGGCCCCGGACCGCGGCTGATCTATTGCCTGGCCGAATGGCTCAGTCGGAAACCAGCTCGCCCGCCAAAGCCGCATCGATCAACGCAATGGTTTCGTCCACGCCATACAAGGCAATGAACCCACCGAACCGCGGCCCTTGTGATGCGCCCAGCAGCACCTCGTACAGCGCCTTGAACCAGTCGCGCAGCGGGTCAAACCGCTCCCGCCCGCAGGCGAACACCACCGATTGCAGCGCCTCGGCGTCCAACCCGCCATCCCACGCGGCCAATTGGCTACGCAAGTCCAGCAACGCCTCGCGCTCCAGCTCACTCGCCGCGCGGTAGGTCTTCGCAGGCTTCACGAAGTCGTTGTAATAGGCCACCGCAAAGCCCGCCGCCTGATCCAGATCAGGGTGCGTCTCGGCCGAGGCCTCAGGCGCATACCGCTGGATGAAGCCCCAAAGCTGGTCCTTGCCTTCGGCATTGGCCACAGAGGCCAGGTTCAGCAGCATGGAAAACGGCACCACCATGTTCGACGCTGGCACATTGTGCCCGTGAATGTGGAACACCGGGTTCGCCATCCGCTGCTTGGCGTCCTGATCCGCGTATCCGCGCAGCTGCTGGTGGTACTCGTCCACCGCCTTGGGGATCACGTCAAAATGCATCCGCTTCGCGGTCTTGGGCTTTTGGTACATGAAATACGACAGCGACTCCGCCGAGGCATAGGTCAGCCACTCGTCAATCGACACCCCATTGCCGGTGGTCTTGGAAATCTTGTGCCCGTCGGCGTCCAGAAACAGCTCATACGTGAAATGCTCCGGCTTTTTGCCGCCCAGAATTTGGCAAATGCGGTCGTAGATCGGCGTATTCGTGGAATGGTCCTTGCCGTACATCTCGAAATCGACGTCCAGCGCGGCCCAGCGCGCGCCGAAATCGGGTTTCCACTGCAGCTTCACGTTGCCGCCGGTGACAGGCAGGGTCCATTCCTTACCGTCCTCGTCGTCAAACGTCACCTCGCCCTTGGCCGCGTCCACATGCTTCATCGGCACATACAGCACCCGCCCCGTCTCAGGGTGGATCGGCAGGAAGATGGAATACGTCTCCCTCCGTTCCTCGCGCAGCGATTTCAGCATCACCTCCATCACCGCGTCGTATTTCTCGCAGGCGCGCAGCAGGATCTCGTCAAACTTGCCGGTCCGGTAAAACTCGGTCGAGCTGATAAACTCGTACTCAAACCCGAACGTGTCCAGAAAGCTGTTCAGCTTGGCGTTGTTATGCGCGCCAAAGCTTTCATGCGTGCCAAACGGGTCCGGGACATCCGTCAGGGGCCGCTGCAGATGCGGCTCCAACAGTTCCGGTGAGGGCACGTTGCCCGGCACTTTGCGCATCCCGTCCAGATCGTCGGAGAAGCAGATCAGCTTGGTCGGGATGTCGGAAATCACCTCAAACGCGCGCCGGATCATGGTCGTCCGCGCCACCTCCCCGAACGTCCCGATATGGGGCAAACCGCTTGGCCCGTATCCCGTTTCAAACAGCACATAGCCCTTCTCCGGCGCGCCCTTGTCGAACCGTTTGAGAAGCTTGCGCGCTTCTTCAAAAGGCCAGGCTTTAGAGCTCATCGCGGCGTCGCGCAGGTCAGACATGATATGTACTTTCGAATCCGAGGGGGTGCGTCCAATACGCACCTAGGTGATGCTACCTATTGTGCGGGCCCTGCCGGGTCAATATTCTGCGCTGCAACATCGCCTTTCCAGAAAGCCCTTTGCATGTCTCTCGACGCCTCCCCCCTCTCCGCGCAGGATTGCCTCGTCGCCATGATGATCGCGGTCTCCATGTCGGACGCCAATGTGCGCACGTCTGAACTGGTGGCCATCCAGCAGGTGGTCAATCACCTGCCGATCTTTGCCGATTACGACGTCGACCGCATCAACAAGGTCGCCGCCACCGTCTTCGACCTGTTCGAGGATGAAGACGGTCTCGACGCGCTCTTCGGCCTCGTCAAAGAGGCGCTGGAACCCGAGCTTTTTGAGACCGCCTACGCGCTTGCCTGCGACGTCGCCGCCAGCGACGCCCATATCGGCCAGCAAGAGCTGCGCCTGCTCGAAGAAATCCGCTACGCGTTGGAAATAGACCGCCTCCACGCCGCCGCCATCGAACGCGGGGCGCGGGCGCGCTACATCGTCCGCTAGGCCATTCGTCACTGCGCTGTGAATGTCTGCTATGCGGCACGAAGCCGCCATTCGATGAGGGCATAGCCAGACCGCGGGGTGGCGACAAGAGGCCCATTCGACAGCGCTTTATGGTAGCAAGGTCATCTTCTGTACATTCGGCGCGCCCAGCCCCACCAAATCGCCAGCCCTGTCGGGCGGTCTGGCGATGCCCGGGGCCTACGGCCTGTTTACCGGGCTGGTGAGCAGAAAAGAAGTGGCTGTTATGCGGGACTTGCTGCCGTTCCAACCGGCCATTTCCGCACATCAAACAATATACACATTTGTGCCTAACCGTTGCCTTCTGATTATCGGAGCTTGTTGCTCACTCTTGTTGGAAAAGCATGTGATGCTAAGAAGCCTCGAATTGATGTCAGCCGCTATATTTTTCGGTATCTGGCCTGTATTGGTAGGAGCTCAGCAAGACCGCTATCCTTCTATTACTGAATCGTTGCTGGATGAATGGGGCGACAAAACGTACCGGTTTGCTTCGGGTGAATTGAATGGTGCCATTCTTTATCTTGGGCTGGATGGCAGTACATTTCTGTGGTTCCCTAAAAAGGTCAAAATCTCTGCGGGTACTTGGTCAGGTGGACTCAAAAACCGCAAGACTGCGGTCTGTGTCAATTTTCCTTACACCGTGGTGCGCCGATTGACCGAAACGCAGTTTGGCGAAAGAAAGTGCATTCACTTGGACAAGTTCAGTGCGGCTATAGTGGAAGTAGCTAATGGTGACATATTGAATCTAAAAAGCAAAAAGTTTCCCTGCCGAATTTGTTCCAAGTCCACTAGCATTTCTCAATTGGCGATTGGACTTCGGGATTGAGATTTGAGTTTAAAGCTCAGGTCACTCTGGGCTCAAACCGGCCATTCCCGCACCCCACCCACACCCAAAAAAAAGCCACCAACCCGCAGGTCGGTGGCCTCATCGCGTAGGGCGGGGTTCACCCCGCCAAACCTAAACCTTACTTCTCGTCGTCAACCTCGGGCTGCTCGCCCACATCCGGTTGGTCGTCGCCCTCAGGAAGGTTGAACAGCGAATCCGCGTCCACCAGCAGGTTGTCGTCCTCGTCCTCATCATCCGCAGGCGCGTCACCCAAGGTGAAGGTCTCAAGACCGGCCATCGAGGACGGCAGCGCGGGCTCTTCCGCAGGTGCGCCAAGCGACAGCTCGGTCGAGACCAGCTTGCGCCGCTCGTCATCGCTCATCGCTTCGCCGTCTTTGGCTTTCTTGGCATTCGCTTTCTGAACGGCGGCGTCCAGCTCGGACTGTTTACACAGCCCCAAAGCCACCGGGTCAATCGGTTGGATGTTCTGGATGTTCCAATGCGTCCGCTCGCGGATCGCGTTGATCGTGGGCTTCGTGGTGCCCACCAGTTTCGAAATCTGACCATCGGTCAGTTCTGGGTGGAACTTCACCAGCCACAGAATCGACGCCGGACGGTCCTGACGTTTCGACAGCGGCGTATAACGCGGGCCACGGCGTTTCTCTTCACCCACAGCGGCGGCGTTGTGCTTCAGCTTCAGCTGGTAGCGTTTGTCGGCCACGCCTTTGTCGATCTCTTCCTGCGTCAGCTGGTTGTTGGAAATCGGGTCAAAGCCTTTGACGCCCTGCGCCACGTCGCCATCCGCGATGCCTTGCACCTCAAGGTCGTGCAGCCCGCAGAAATTCGCGATCTGGGTAAATGTCAGTGTGGTGTTGTCGACCAGCCAAACGGCAGTCGCTTTCGCCATAATCGGTGTAGCCATTGGTCGTCTCCTTTGGACGTTAAACACAACTTCCCCGTCACCCGGCTTAGGGGCTGTCCCGGTTGGAACAAGTTCGTATTGTTGGGGAACTTGGGGCCTATATAGTGAGCCTTAGTTAAAAGGGAAAGAACAAATGCGGGCACTTTTGATCTGGCTTTTCTGTGCAGGCGCAGCCTTTGCCGAAGGCGAAAAAGCCGGCGAGTTCGACTATTACGTCCTCGCCCTCAGCTGGTCGCCAAACTGGTGCGCCCTGGAAGGTGACGCCCGCAATTCCGACCAATGCGACCCCAAACACGATCACGGCTGGATCATGCATGGCCTGTGGCCGCAATTCGAAGAAGGCTGGCCCTCCTATTGCAACACCCGCGAACGCAGCCCCTCGCGGTCCGAGACCGCAGCCATGGCTGACGTGATGGGCACCGGCGGTTTGGCCTGGCACCAATGGAAGAAACACGGGCGCTGTTCCGGCCTTTCATCGCAGGATTACTTCGCCCTGTCGCGGGAGGCCTACGCAAAAATCACCCGCCCAGCGGTGTTTCGAAAACTCAAAGACCCGGTGAAACTGCCCGCCCATGTGATCGAGGAGGCGTTCCTTTTGGAAAATGACGGCCTTAAGACCGGCGGCATCACCATCACCTGCAAAAACCGCCACATTCAGGAAGCACGGATCTGCCTGACCAAAGAACTCGACTTCCGCAGCTGCGGCCACGACACGATCCGGGACTGCCGCATGGACGACGCTCTGTTCACGCCAATTCGTTAACAAGCATGTAAGCACCGCGCGTCACGACGCCCTGTGTACGGGGTGTGTACAGCCTGTGTACGCGGTTTTCATGGCTTTCTGGCGAAAGTTAACGTCAGATTTTGAGCACGATTTTCCCGATATGGGTGGAGCTTGCCATCTTCGCATGCGCCTTACTGGCATCCTCCAAGGCGAACTCCGAATCCATCACCGGCTTCACCGTTCCAGCCTCCAACAAAGGCCAGACCTCGGCTCTCAGACGGTCGGCAATCTGCGCCTTCGCCAAGTCGCTTTGTGGCCGCAATGTTGACCCCGTAATGGTCAGCCTGCGCGTCATCAGAAACGCAAAATTCAGTTCAATTTTAGGGCCTTGCAAGAAAGCGATCTGCACCAGCCGCCCGTCCATCGCCAAGGCTTTGACGTTGCGCGGCAGGTAGTCGCCACCCACCATATCAAGGATCAAATCCGCCCCGCCTTCGGCCTTCAGAACCTCCACAAAATCCGCGTCGCGGTAGTTGATCGCAACCTCCGCGCCCAAGTCGTTGCAAACTCCGCATTTTTCGTCAGACCCAGCCGTCGTGAACACCCGTGCGCCAAAAGCACGCGCCAACTGAATGGCCGTCGTCCCAATGCCCGACGACCCGCCATGCACCAAAAACCGCTCCCCCGCTTTCAGCCCGCCACGCATAAAAACGTTAGAGAAAACAGTGAAGTACGTCTCCGGCAACGCCGCCGCCTCAGCCATGCTCAAGCCGTTTGGCACGGGCAAACAATGCGCCGCCGGCGTGCTGACATATTCCGCGTACCCGCCACCCGGCAGCAGCGCGCAAACCTTGTCACCGACCGCGACACCAGACACTCCGGCGCCGATAGCCGAGACCGT is from uncultured Litoreibacter sp. and encodes:
- a CDS encoding DUF4864 domain-containing protein encodes the protein MKQMFAAITMLCLAALPLRAEDARTGAVIGVIQSQLDAFQQDDFAKAFTFASPSIKRLFGNPANFERMVKNGFPMVWRPSEVQFLDFEDKAGQVSQNVLFRDANGVPVVLQYIMVETETGWQIDGVVPVQAPDVAA
- a CDS encoding lysine--tRNA ligase, producing the protein MSDLRDAAMSSKAWPFEEARKLLKRFDKGAPEKGYVLFETGYGPSGLPHIGTFGEVARTTMIRRAFEVISDIPTKLICFSDDLDGMRKVPGNVPSPELLEPHLQRPLTDVPDPFGTHESFGAHNNAKLNSFLDTFGFEYEFISSTEFYRTGKFDEILLRACEKYDAVMEVMLKSLREERRETYSIFLPIHPETGRVLYVPMKHVDAAKGEVTFDDEDGKEWTLPVTGGNVKLQWKPDFGARWAALDVDFEMYGKDHSTNTPIYDRICQILGGKKPEHFTYELFLDADGHKISKTTGNGVSIDEWLTYASAESLSYFMYQKPKTAKRMHFDVIPKAVDEYHQQLRGYADQDAKQRMANPVFHIHGHNVPASNMVVPFSMLLNLASVANAEGKDQLWGFIQRYAPEASAETHPDLDQAAGFAVAYYNDFVKPAKTYRAASELEREALLDLRSQLAAWDGGLDAEALQSVVFACGRERFDPLRDWFKALYEVLLGASQGPRFGGFIALYGVDETIALIDAALAGELVSD
- a CDS encoding ribonuclease T2: MRALLIWLFCAGAAFAEGEKAGEFDYYVLALSWSPNWCALEGDARNSDQCDPKHDHGWIMHGLWPQFEEGWPSYCNTRERSPSRSETAAMADVMGTGGLAWHQWKKHGRCSGLSSQDYFALSREAYAKITRPAVFRKLKDPVKLPAHVIEEAFLLENDGLKTGGITITCKNRHIQEARICLTKELDFRSCGHDTIRDCRMDDALFTPIR
- a CDS encoding glycosyl hydrolase family 28-related protein, whose translation is MNKAITEGLVLTPPAFANGLDMWSRGDGTPGTPTYDGFATAAYVPADQDFGGCLEILKTENTQNLRYMGETPLLPGCYLQIKARVKAISGNLPTVRIAAFAGGAGGAAVPGVTTTGPATPLTGYGDVVEVTAIVGTGSRAGVTLPWGTQALYGHFGLDLTGSNGGVVRIDDIEITDITSAFLRTMMDWVDVADYGAVGDGTTDNAAAFEAADAAANGREVVVPEGVYFLGDSVTFENRVRFRGTVAMPDDKYLALNQNFDFDAYAHAFGDEVLGFKKAFQALLKQSSHESLDLCGRSIGLREPIDMQACVPDVNVFSSRRVIRNGQFDAIADTAWDTDTVTSSARYLLSDKRKLTNVANVANIAVGSLVIGAGVGREVYVTDRNVAAQTLDISEELYDAVGTQNYTFKRFKYLLDFSGFEDLAQFNISDVDFRGDGHASCVMISKQGLIWHFRDCYFNKPLDRGLTSIGRACQGMMVDRCQFISNEQPLLSQDREVIGMNINANDAKIRNNRAIKWGHWAVVHGSGHMFAGNHWFQGDNEPNGTRKAGLVLTRSNSKIIINGNYIDNNFIEWNNEHDAEPDQSNELSFGSLSIVGNIFTCARVGPWFRWIVIKPFGPGHFINGLTVSGNTFKALDGSIDRVDMMDDSIAALDFSRTRNIEWTGNTYHSVDQWTASPAMLQFTENTEIQTWTCDFTDWMPFGGRVRNVTGVVADGPLRNAGNVKQYATPYSEPEKGTGGGQVWLTWPSALKGKVNVVGRMDNPF
- a CDS encoding tellurite resistance TerB family protein, which encodes MSLDASPLSAQDCLVAMMIAVSMSDANVRTSELVAIQQVVNHLPIFADYDVDRINKVAATVFDLFEDEDGLDALFGLVKEALEPELFETAYALACDVAASDAHIGQQELRLLEEIRYALEIDRLHAAAIERGARARYIVR
- a CDS encoding LysR family transcriptional regulator, encoding MNEKGWDDLQLFLAVAREGGLSPAARVTGRSPATLGRRMLALERSLGRELFNRHDRGYALTADARALLAELTGVEAQISRATATSDGPDLPLVKISAGSWTTLALMPRIAEIAGDPADTRLRFVMNEAQLDIAHREVVIGIRNSRPTEPGLAGRKLARVDFVPYAAKGAPDRWIKVVADTPSARWLDKSVGTDAICEVTAPRNSLDLALQGVGMALLPTFVGDALPRLQRRGDPVAELSHDRWLATHDDDRHLPHVRRVIDRLCDLLLPRNGLDRAEPGN
- a CDS encoding DUF1013 domain-containing protein — its product is MATPIMAKATAVWLVDNTTLTFTQIANFCGLHDLEVQGIADGDVAQGVKGFDPISNNQLTQEEIDKGVADKRYQLKLKHNAAAVGEEKRRGPRYTPLSKRQDRPASILWLVKFHPELTDGQISKLVGTTKPTINAIRERTHWNIQNIQPIDPVALGLCKQSELDAAVQKANAKKAKDGEAMSDDERRKLVSTELSLGAPAEEPALPSSMAGLETFTLGDAPADDEDEDDNLLVDADSLFNLPEGDDQPDVGEQPEVDDEK
- a CDS encoding NAD(P)H-quinone oxidoreductase, translated to MRAVEISKPGGPDVLTPVEVPVPVPGAGDVVIKLDYAGVNRPDALQRAGAYDPPVGASPLPGLEGAGTVSAIGAGVSGVAVGDKVCALLPGGGYAEYVSTPAAHCLPVPNGLSMAEAAALPETYFTVFSNVFMRGGLKAGERFLVHGGSSGIGTTAIQLARAFGARVFTTAGSDEKCGVCNDLGAEVAINYRDADFVEVLKAEGGADLILDMVGGDYLPRNVKALAMDGRLVQIAFLQGPKIELNFAFLMTRRLTITGSTLRPQSDLAKAQIADRLRAEVWPLLEAGTVKPVMDSEFALEDASKAHAKMASSTHIGKIVLKI